The Temnothorax longispinosus isolate EJ_2023e chromosome 4, Tlon_JGU_v1, whole genome shotgun sequence genome has a window encoding:
- the LOC139811007 gene encoding inactive hydroxysteroid dehydrogenase-like protein 1 — protein sequence MLLTIAFWMLVILITFWILLGPVTRFLRVLWEIIMQIYNKKTIDLRTKFGEWAIVTGSTDGIGKAYAKELAVRNMNLILISRNLEKLERTKDEILLINPKIEVKVIAADFAEGENAFTKIHPLLQDISVGILVNNVGKQYEYPMYVGEVPEKELWDIINVNVGATTLMTRLVIGQMQKRKQGAIVNVSSGSEFQPLPLMTVYAATKAYVKSFSDALRAEYSRFGITIQHLSPLFVNTKMNAFSSRLQVSSIFVPDATTYARNAIATLGKMDSSTGYWAHSIQKFVTLMPPVWIRTKIGQIMNESFRQEYFKEKQQKA from the exons ATGCTATTAACAATAGCATTTTGGATGTTagtcattttaattactttttggaTTCTCCTTGGTCCTGTCACAAGATTTCTGCGTGTGCTATGGgaaattattatgcaaatataCAATAAGAAAACAATCGATTTGCGAACAAAGTTCGGTGAATGGGCGA TTGTCACTGGCTCGACTGACGGTATCGGTAAAGCTTACGCTAAAGAATTAGCAGtaagaaatatgaatttaatactaattagCAGAAACTTAGAAAAGCTTGAACGCACAAAGGACGAGATACTGCTCATAAATCCAAAAATTGAGGTGAAAGTTATCGCGGCAGATTTCGCCGAAGGAGAAAATGCTTTCACCAAAATCCATCCCCTGTTGCAAGATATATCCGTCGGCATATTAG tgaACAACGTGGGTAAGCAATACGAGTATCCCATGTACGTCGGAGAGGTGCCCGAGAAGGAACTGTGGGACATTATCAACGTAAATGTGGGCGCCACCACGTTAATGACGCGGCTGGTTATCGGGCAGATGCAGAAACGCAAACAAGGCGCGATTGTCAACGTCTCCTCCGGCTCTGAGTTTCAGCCGCTGCCGTTGATGACGGTATACGCCGCTACGAAGGCGTACGTGAAGAGCTTCTCCGATGCTCTCAGAGCGGAATACTCCAGATTCGGTATAACCATTCAGCACCTGTCGCCTCTTTTCGTCAACACGAAAATGAACGCGTTTAGCTCTAGACTACAG GTTTCAAGTATATTTGTACCTGATGCCACGACTTATGCAAGAAATGCCATTGCCACGCTGGGCAAAATGGACAGCAGTACTGGTTACTGGGCACACAGTATTCAAAAGTTCGTCACTTTAATGCCGCCCGTATGGATTAGAACAAAAATCGGACAAATCATGAACGAGAGCTTCAGGCAAGAATATTTCAAGGAAAAGCAACAAAAGGCATag